The Equus quagga isolate Etosha38 chromosome 2, UCLA_HA_Equagga_1.0, whole genome shotgun sequence genome has a window encoding:
- the ZSWIM8 gene encoding zinc finger SWIM domain-containing protein 8 isoform X2: MELMFAEWEDGERFSFEDSDRFEEDSLCSFISEAESLCQNWRGWRKQSAGPNSPTGGGGGGGGGGTRMRDGLVIPLVELSAKQVAFHIPFEVVEKVYPPVPEQLQLRIAFWSFPENEEDIRLYSCLANGSADEFQRGDQLFRMRAVKDPLQIGFHLSATVVPPQMVPPKGAYNVAVMFDRCRVTSCSCTCGAGAKWCTHVVALCLFRIHNASAVCLRAPVSESLSRLQRDQLQKFAQYLISELPQQILPTAQRLLDELLSSQSTAINTVCGAPDPTAGPSASDQSTWYLDESTLTDNIKKTLHKFCGPSPVVFSDVNSMYLSSTEPPAAAEWACLLRPLRGREPEGVWNLLSIVREMFKRRDSNAAPLLEILTDQCLTYEQITGWWYSVRTSASHSSASGHTGRSNGQSEVAAHACASMCDEMVTLWRLAVLDPALSPQRRRELCVQLRQWQLKVIENVKRGQHKKTLERLFPGFRPAVEACYFNWEEAYPLPGVTYSGTDRKLALCWARALPPRSSASRSGGLEESRERPRPLPAEPAVRPKEPGAKRKGLGEGVPSSQRGPRRLSAEGGDKALHKTGPGGGKAKALGGAGSGGKGSTGGGSKRRLSSEDSSLEPDLAELSLDDSSLALGAEASTFGGFPESPPPCPPPGGSRGPSTFLPEPPDTYEEDGGVYFSEGPEPPTASAGPPGLLPGEVCTRDDLPSTDESGNGLPKTKETAPAVGEEDDDYQAYYLNAQDGAGGEEEKAEGGAGEEHDLFAGLKPLEQESRMEVLFACAEALHAHGYSSEASRLTVELAQDLLANPPDLKVEPPPAKGKKNKVSTSRQTWVATNTLTKAAFLLTVLSERPEHHNLAFRVGMFALELQRPPASTKALEVKLAYQESEVAALLKKIPLGPSEMSTMRCRAEELREGTLCDYRPVLPLMLASFIFDVLCAPVVSPTGSRPPSRNWNNEMPGDEELGFEAAVAALGMKTTVSEAEHPLLCEGTRREKGDLALALMITYKDDQAKLKKILDKLLDRESQTHKPQTLSSFYSSSRPATASQRSPSKHGAPSAPGALQPLTSGSAGPAQPGSVAGAGPGPAEGFTEKNVPESSPHSPCEGLPSEAALTPRPEGKVPSRLALGSRGGYNGRGWGSPGRPKKKHTGMASIDSSAPETTSDSSPTLSRRPLRGGWAPTSWGRGQDSDSISSSSSDSLGSSSSSGSRRASASGGARAKTVEVGRYKGRRPESHAPHVPNQPSEAAAHFYFELAKTVLIKAGGNSSTSIFTHPSSSGGHQGPHRNLHLCAFEIGLYALGLHNFVSPNWLSRTYSSHVSWITGQAMEIGSAALTILVECWDGHLTPPEVASLADRASRARDSNMVRAAAELALSCLPHAHALNPNEIQRALVQCKEQDNLMLEKACMAVEEAAKGGGVYPEVLFEVAHQWFWLYEQTAGGSSTAREGATSCSASGIRAGGEAGRGLPEGRGGPGTEPVTVAAAAVTAAATVVPVISVGSSLYPGPGLGHGHSPGLHPYTALQPHLPCSPQYLTHPAHPAHPMPHMPRPAVFPVPSSAYPQGVHPAFLGAQYPYSVTPPSLAATAVSFPVPSMAPITVHPYHTEPGLPLPTSVALSSVHPASTFPAIQGASLPALTTQPSPLVSGGFPPPEEETHSQPVNPHSLHHLHAAYRVGMLALEMLGRRAHNDHPNNFSRSPPYTDDVKWLLGLAAKLGDRHGDAAAAEPCSCPQPPACPGLPPTGAALPTGIHAVHPPPLDSPDPCRLRRLCECDPQCPQRLLPDTHGHDAVQRHPAEPQAQQTDQGAVAAGLTRDDHLLPLSLAPLGPYTGTQACGYGGPSQRGSESWLDRSSSLSSLVAQAGSCSWAVAWGQDVSDPRSLGLGETALSGRGRWVASGIYLAFINI, encoded by the exons ATGGAGCTGATGTTCGCGGAGTGGGAGGATGGAGAGCGCTTCTCATTCGAGGATTCGGACCGCTTTGAGGAGGATTCGCTCTGTTCCTTCATCTCCGAGGCCGAGAGCCTCTGCCAGAACTGGCGGGGATGGCGCAAACAGTCAGCGGGGCCCAATTCCCCCACTGGCGGCGGCGGTGGAGGTGGCGGTGGCGGTACCAGAATGCGAG ATGGACTGGTGATCCCATTGGTGGAGCTGTCAGCAAAACAGGTGGCATTTCATATCCCATTTGAAGTGGTGGAGAAAGTTTACCCACCAGTGCCTGAGCAGCTACAGCTCCGAATTGCTTTTTGGAGCTTCCCTGAGAATGAAGAGGATATTCG GCTGTATTCCTGCCTGGCCAACGGCAGTGCAGATGAGTTCCAGCGAGGGGATCAGCTGTTCCGTATGAGGGCTGTGAAGGACCCACTGCAGATAG GGTTCCACCTGAGTGCTACAGTGGTGCCACCTCAGATGGTCCCCCCTAAAGGGGCCTACAATGTGGCTGTGATGTTTGACCGCTGCCGGGTCACTTCCTGCAGCTGCACCTGTGGGGCTGGGGCCAAATGGTGCACCCACGTCGTGGCACTCTGTCTCTTCCGCATCCACAAC GCTTCTGCAGTCTGCCTGCGGGCCCCAGTCTCAGAATCCCTGTCTCGGCTGCAGAGGGACCAGTTGCAGAAGTTTGCTCAGTACCTCATCAGTGAGCTCCCTCAGCAG aTCCTCCCTACAGCCCAGCGTCTCCTGGAtgaactcctctcctcccagtcaACAGCCATTAATACAGTGTGTGGAGCCCCAG ACCCCACAGCAGGGCCGTCAGCCTCCGACCAGAGTACTTGGTATTTGGATGAATCGACACTCACTGACAACATCAAGAAGACACTGCACAAGTTCTGTGGCCCCTCTCCTGTGGTCTTTAG TGATGTGAACTCCATGTATTTGTCTTCCACGGAGCCTCCGGCTGCTGCTGAGTGGGCATGTCTGCTGCGCCCTCTGAGGGGCCGTGAGCCAGAGGGCGTCTGGAACCTGCTTAGCATCGTGCGGGAGATGTTCAAACGGAGGGACAGCAATGCTGCTCCCTTGTTGGAAATCCTCACTGACCAGTGCCTCACCTATGAACAG ATAACAGGTTGGTGGTACAGCGTGCGCACCTCAGCCTCACACAGCAGCGCCAGTGGGCACACAGGCCGTAGCAATGGGCAGTCAGAGGTGGCAGCCCATGCATGTGCCAGCATGTGTGACGAGATGGTCACACTGTGGAGGCTGGCTGTGCTGGACCCTGCACTCAGCCCCCAGCG CCGCCGGGAACTGTGCGTGCAACTACGCCAGTGGCAACTAAAGGTGATTGAGAATGTGAAGCGGGGACAGCACAAGAAGACCCTGGAGCGGCTCTTCCCTGGCTTCCGGCCTGCAGTGGAGGCCTGCTACTTCAACTGGGAAGAGGCTTACCCACTTCCCGGCGTCACCTACAGCGGCACTGACCGGAAGCTGGCATTGTGCTGGGCCCGGGCCCTGCCTCCTCGGTCAAGTGCCTCCCGATCTGGGGGCCTGGAGGAATCTCGGGAGCGGCCTCGCCCTCTTCCTGCTGAGCCAGCAGTGCGGCCCAAGGAGCCTGGGGCAAAGCGCAAGGGATTGGGTGAGGGGGTCCCCTCATCGCAGCGGGGTCCCCGCCGCCTCTCAGCTGAGGGGGGAGATAAGGCTCTGCATAAGACGGGTCCAGGTGGGGGCAAAGCCAAGGCACTGGGTGGGGCTGGCAGTGGGGGCAAGGGCTCCACAGGCGGTGGGAGCAAGCGACGGCTGAGCAGTGAAGACAGTTCCCTGGAGCCGGATCTGGCCGAGTTGAGCCTGGATGATAGCAGCCTCGCCCTGGGTGCAGAGGCCAGCACCTTTGGCGGATTCCCTGAGAGCCCgccaccctgccctccccctggTGGCTCCCGAGGCCCTTCCACCTTCCTTCCTGAACCCCCAGATACTTATGAAGAAGATGGTGGCGTGTACTTCTCAGAAGGGCCTGAgcctcccacagcctctgctgGCCCCCCTGGCCTATTGCCTGGggaggtctgtacccgggatgaCCTCCCTTCCACAGATGAGAGTGGCAATGGGCTCCCCAAAACCAAAGAGACAGCCCCTGCTGTTGGAGAGGAGGATGATGACTACCAGGCATATTATCTGAATGCCCAGGATGGGGCTGGGGGCGAGGAAGAGAAGGCCGAGGGCGGGGCTGGGGAGGAGCACGACCTGTTTGCTGGGCTGAAGCCACTGGAGCAGGAGAGCCGCATGGAG GTATTATTTGCCTGTGCTGAGGCCTTGCATGCACATGGCTACAGCAGTGAGGCCTCCCGTCTCACTGTGGAGCTTGCCCAGGATTTGCTAGCCAACCCACCTGACCTCAAGGTAGAGCCGCCCCCTGCCAAG GGCAAGAAGAACAAGGTATCTACAAGCCGTCAGACCTGGGTGGCTACCAACACCCTGACCAAGGCAGCCTTCCTGTTGACAGTGCTAAGTGAGCGCCCAGAGCATCACAACCTGGCCTTCCGAGTTGGCATGTTTGCCTTGGAGCTCCAGAGGCCCCCAGCTTCTACCAAGGCCTTGGAG GTGAAGCTGGCATACCAGGAGTCTGAGGTGGCCGCTTTGCTCAAGAAGATTCCTTTGGGTCCAAGTGAGATGAGTACCATGCGGTGCCGGGCAGAGGAACTTCGGGAGGGGACACTCTGTGACTATCGGCCTGTTTTGCCTCTCATGTTGGCCAGTTTCATCTTTGATGTTCTCTGTGCTCCAG TGGTTTCCCCCACGGGTTCCCGGCCCCCAAGTCGCAACTGGAACAATGAGATGCCTGGGGAtgaggagctgggatttgaagcagCAGTTGCTGCCTTGG GCATGAAGACAACAGTGAGTGAGGCAGAGCACCCCCTCTTATGTGAAGGCACACGTCGGGAGAAGGGTGACCTGGCATTGGCACTAATGATCACTTACAAGGATGACCAGGCCAAACTCAAAAAG ATCTTAGACAAACTCTTGGACCGAGAGAGCCAGACGCATAAGCCACAGACACTGAGTTCGTTCTACTCATCTAGCCGCCCAGCCACAGCCAGCCAGAGGTCTCCTTCAAAGCATGGGGCCCCATCTGCCCCAGGGGCCCTGCAGCCACTGACCTCAGGCTCTGCAGGGCCTGCTCAGCCAGGGAGTgtggcaggggctgggccaggccccgCTGAGGGCTTCACAGAGAAGAATGTGCCTG AGAGTTCCCCACATTCCCCCTGTGAGGGTCTCCCATCTGAGGCAGCTTTGACCCCAAGGCCAGAAGGGAAGGTTCCTAGCCGCTTGGCTCTTGGCAGTCGTGGAGGCTACAATGGACGGGGCTGGGGCTCCCCAGGGCGGCCTAAGAAGAAGCACACAG GCATGGCCAGCATTGACAGCAGTGCCCCTGAAACAACATCAGATAGCTCTCCCACCTTAAGCCGGAGGCCACTTCGAGGGGGCTGGGCACCTACCTCCTGGGGTCGAGGACAGGACAGTGACAGCATTAGCAGCTCTTCCTCGGACTCCCTTGGCTCCTCATCCTCCAGTGGAAGTCGCCGGGCCAGTGCCAGTGGAGGGGCTCGGGCGAAGACAGTTGAAGTTGGCAG GTACAAGGGCCGTCGTCCCGAGAGTCATGCCCCCCATGTACCCAATCAGCCGTCAGAGGCAGCTGCACACTTCTACTTCGAGCTGGCGAAGACAGTGCTGATCAAGGCAGGAGGCAACAGCAGCACTTCCATTTTCACACATCCATCTTCCTCAGGGGGCCACCAGGGTCCTCACCGCAACCTGCACCTTTGCGCCTTCGAGATTGGGCTTTATGCCCTTGGCCTGCACAACTTTGTTTCTCCTAACTGGCTCTCACGTACCTATTCTTCCCACGTTTCCTGGATTACAG GCCAGGCAATGGAGATTGGCAGTGCAGCCCTGACTATACTGGTAGAGTGCTGGGATGGGCACCTGACGCCCCCTGAGGTTGCATCCCTGGCTGACAGGGCATCACGGGCACGAGATTCCAATATGGTGAGGGCAGCAGCAGAGCTAGCCCTAAGCTGCCTCCCTCATGCCCATGCGTTGAACCCCAATGAGATCCAGCGGGCCCTGGTGCAGTGCAAGGAGCAG GATAACCTGATGTTGGAGAAGGCCTGCATGGCAGTGGAAGAGGCGGCTAAGGGTGGGGGTGTATACCCCGaagtgttgtttgaggttgctcaCCAGTGGTTCTGGCTATATGAGCAAACAGCAGGTGGCTCATCCACAGCCCGTGAAGGGGCTACAAGCTGTAGTGCCAGTGGGatcagggcaggtggggaggctggGCGGGGGCTGCCTGAGGGCAGGGGGGGCCCAGGGACTGAGCCGGTTACAGTGGCTGCAgcagcagtgacagcagcagcCACAGTGGTGCCAGTCATCTCGGTGGGGTCCAGTTTATATCCGGGTCCAGGACTGGGGCATGGTCATTCCCCTGGCCTGCACCCCTACACGGCTCTACAGCCCCACCTGCCCTGCAGCCCTCAATACCTCACCCACCCAGCTCACCCTGCCCACCCCATGCCTCATATGCCCCGGCCTGCCGTCTTCCCTGTGCCCAGCTCTGCATACCCACAG GGTGTGCATCCTGCATTCCTGGGGGCTCAGTACCCTTACTCAGTGACTCCTCCCTCACTTGCTGCCACTGCTGTGTCTTTCCCCGTCCCTTCCATGGCACCCATCACAGTACATCCCTACCACACAGAGCCAGGGCTCCCACTGCCCACCAGTGTGGCCT TGAGCAGTGTCCATCCAGCGTCCACATTTCCAGCCATCCAGGGTGCCTCGCTGCCTGCCCTGACCACACAGCCCAGCCCGCTGGTGAGCGGGGGTTTTCCACCACCCGAGGAAGAGACGCACAGTCAGCCTGTCAACCCACACAGCCTACACCACCTGCATGCTGCCTACCGTGTTG GGATGCTGGCACTGGAGATGCTGGGTCGCCGGGCACACAATGATCACCCCAACAACTTCTCCCGCTCCCCCCCCTACACTGATGATGTCAAATGGTTGCTGGGGCTGGCAGCAAAGCTGG GAGATCGTCATGGAGACGCTGCAGCGGCTGAGCCCTGCTCATGCCCACAACCACCTGCGTGCCCCGGCCTTCCACCAACTGGTGCAGCGCTGCCAACAGGCATACATGCAG TACATCCACCACCGCTTGATTCACCTGACCCCTGCCGACTACGACGACTTTGTGAATGCGATCCGCAGTGCCCGCAGCGCCTTCTGCCTGACACCCATGGGCATGATGCAGTTCAACGACATCCTGCAGAACCTCAAGCGCAGCAAACAGACCAAGGAGCTGTGGCAGCGGGTCTCACTCGAGATGACCACCTTCTCCCCCTGAGTCTAGCCCCGCTAGGGCCCTATACAGGGACACAGGCCTGTGGCTATGGGGGTCCCTCACAAAGGGGGAGTGAATCTTGGCTGGACAGATCATCCTCACTCAGTTCCCTGGTAGCCCAGGCTGGCAGCTGCTCTTGGGCTGTAGCTTGGGGCCAAGATGTCTCAGACCCTAGAAGCCTAGGGTTGGGGGAGACAGCCCTGTCTGGGAGGGGGCGTTGGGTGGCCTCTGGTATTTATTtggcatttataaatatataa